The following are encoded together in the Scomber japonicus isolate fScoJap1 chromosome 20, fScoJap1.pri, whole genome shotgun sequence genome:
- the LOC128381583 gene encoding LOW QUALITY PROTEIN: rho GTPase-activating protein SYDE1 (The sequence of the model RefSeq protein was modified relative to this genomic sequence to represent the inferred CDS: substituted 1 base at 1 genomic stop codon): MAEPLLKRTFSRLRGKDRARRKTEPKLSDVPVKPDPAPQTSSSSPSSSSSPSATRTTAAADPEPPSPPRNHITVAKKQQWARQGSGPPTSTLPSGPXSNTCFSFCSQTEQRGDRTGISHTSSVPVSSSVQQDAPQPAGVSIEAPTTSTSTKFSGQHSYLQSLDRSSRAWVLSSGKSQASDEACGLQEESSSNIWYNPIPEEEDAAGPRREEVWRRRDDQEEGGSSTRAERAGVRVEPADGRSNVGPLESTNPSVSHHIDDITAESTDPAPSDSSPASQKKGGVSGSVMDRLRSPGTVRKLSLKMKKLPELRRKLSLRSSSRASRQGNDARGGGDESTSKNTTSALSNQNVISRYHLDSSTPPARPLRRSSRGRSASKGGYLSDGDSPELLPRQQAPPPATSQETACDISSFQLYVGSDPPRGSQRVTGLLTVHLLGLEEMKTSRSEGSKEVFLAIQIDGVTRARTALLTLRGPSLPLNHAFHLELERARQLRIIVLTPANPQAVGGAKPETDPGQTSGRPTRNRVCCLGGVSIPPLFKGSRSQQLCVKLEPRGLLYVKLLLQEKWDTQPSHDTSAPANVFGVELHHLVEKEGSTSPIPLLIQKSVAEIERRGLKVVGLYRLCGSAAVKKELRDWFERNSSAVCLSEDLYPDINVITGILKDYLRELPSPLITRTLYQVVREAMTLRPPPATPDPQLAQSTVELLSCLPPPERATLSLLLDHLSTVASLSSSNRMTHQNLAVCFGPVLLTPTQEAWRGGGGGGGGGGGGGGGRAGRGGGKGFGHGEEIASAVDFKRHIEALHYLLQLWPVPTQRVTADLRIDVSPPPSPTLTHKPLGQQQQQQQQRRPVLRLALPQNPEEVVVSRRGRGGLARLESPPPINRYAGDWSICGRDLLSGQEADYDEVAGSESDGGSGDEEEEEKKEAWLSGGGGGGGLYVDDFMDFDAPFNCRLSLKDFDTLIHDLDRELAKQINICL; this comes from the exons ATGGCCGAGCCGCTGCTGAAGAGAACCTTCTCCCGGCTGAGAGGCAAAGACAGAGCGAGACGGAAGACGGAGCCCAAACTCAGCG ATGTTCCAGTCAAGCCTGACCCGGCCCCGCAgacctcttcatcatcaccatcatcgtcatcatcaccgTCGGCAACGAGGACGACGGCAGCCGCGGACCCTGAGCCCCCCTCGCCCCCCCGCAACCACATCACAGTAGCCAAGAAGCAGCAGTGGGCTCGACAGGGTTCAGGCCCCCCGACCAGCACCCTGCCCTCAGGCCCC TGATCTAACACCTGCTTCTCGTTCTGTTCCCAGACGGAGCAGCGGGGCGACAGGACAGGCATCAGTCATACCTCCAGTGTTCCTGTCAGTTCTTCAGTACAGCAGGACGCCCCCCAGCCAGCAGGGGTCTCCATTGAGGCACCGACCACCTCCACCAGCACCAAGTTCTCCGGTCAGCATTCCTACCTGCAGAGTCTGGACCGCAGCAGCCGAGCCTGGGTACTGTCATCAGGAAAGTCTCAGGCTTCAGACGAGGCCTGTGGgctgcaggaggagagcagcagcaacatctgGTACAACCCGATCCCTGAGGAGGAGGACGCAGCGGGGCCACGCAGAGAGGaggtgtggaggaggagggacgaccaggaggagggaggatcaTCTACCCGAGCAGAGAGGGCAGGGGTGCGGGTTGAACCAGCAGACGGTCGAAGTAATGTCGGTCCACTGGAGAGCACCAATCCCAGCGTCAGTCACCATATTGATGACATCACGGCAGAAAGCACAG acccCGCCCCCTCGGATTCCAGCCCCGCCTCCCAGAAGAAAGGGGGCGTGTCCGGCAGCGTGATGGACAGGCTGAGGTCTCCAGGTACAGTGAGGAAGCTCTCCCTAAAGATGAAGAAACTTCCCGAGCTGCGACGCAAACTCAGCCTTCGCTCTTCGTCTCGCGCCAGTCGCCAGGGAAACGACGCCAGAGGGGGCGGGGATGAGTCGACCAGTAAGAATACAACGTCTGCGCTGTCCAACCAGAACGTGATCAGCAGATATCACCTCGATAGCTCCACCCCTCCGGCCCGACCACTGCGACGATCCTCCAGAGGACGCTCCGCCAGTAAAGGAG GTTATCTCAGTGATGGAGACTCACCTGAACTGCTGCCACGGCAACAGGCTCCTCCTCCTGCGACCTCCCAGGAAACGGCATGTGACATCAGTTCGTTCCAGCTGTACGTCGGCTCTGACCCGCCGCGAGGAAGCCAACGCGTGACGGGATTACTGACCGTCCATCTGCTGGgtctggaggagatgaagaccAGCAG gtcgGAGGGCAGTAAGGAAGTCTTCCTGGCCATCCAGATCGACGGCGTGACCAGAGCGAGGACCGCCCTGCTGACCCTGCGAGGCCCCTCCCTCCCGTTAAACCACGCCTTCCACCTGGAGCTGGAGCGAGCGCGGCAGCTACGCATCATCGTGCTCACACCAG cCAATCCGCAGGCAGTGGGCGGGGCTAAGCCTGAGACCGACCCGGGTCAGACTTCAGGCCGTCCAACCAGAAACAGAGTCTGCTGTCTGGGCGGagtctccatccctcctctatTTAAAG gGAGTCGCagccagcagctctgtgtgaaGTTGGAGCCCAGAGGTCTCCTTTATGTCAAACTGTTGCTGCAGGAAAAATGGGACACACAG ccCAGCCATGACACATCAGCACCAGCTAATGTGTTTGGGGTTGAGCTGCACCACCTGGTGGAGAAAGAAGGATCTACATCTCCGATCCCTCTGCTGATCCAGAAGAGTGTGGCAGAGATAGAACGACGAGGCCTGAAG GTGGTGGGTCTGTACAGACTTTGTGGTTCTGCTGCAGTGAAGAAGGAGCTCAGGGATTGGTTTGAGAGGAACAGTTCGGCTGTCTGCCTCAGTGAGGACCTGTACCCCGACATCAACGTCATTACAG gtaTACTGAAGGACTACCTGCGAGAGCTGCCGTCTCCGCTCATCACCAGGACCCTGTACCAGGTGGTCAGGGAGGCCATGACGCTACGACCCCCACCTGCAACCCCCGATCCTCAGCTGGCTCAGAGCACCGTGGAGCTGCTGTCCTGCCTGCCACCACCAGAGAGG gcCACTCTGTCTCTCCTGCTCGACCACCTCAGCACGGTCGCCTCCCTCAGCTCGTCCAACAGGATGACGCACCAGAACCTCGCTGTCTGCTTCGGCCCGGTCCTCCTCACCCCAACCCAGGAGgcctggaggggaggaggaggaggaggaggaggaggagggggaggagggggaggaagggcaggaagaggaggagggaagggttTCGGTCACGGTGAAGAGATCGCGAGTGCAGTGGATTTCAAACGTCACATCGAGGCGTTGCACTACCTGCTGCAGCTGTGGCCAG TGCCGACCCAGCGAGTCACAGCAGACCTCCGTATTGACGTCTCCCCACCACCCTCCCCCACCCTTACCCATAAGCCCCTGggccaacagcagcagcagcagcagcaacggCGTCCTGTCCTGCGATTGGCTCTGCCCCAGAACCCCGAGGAGGTGGTGGTGTCACGTCGCGGGCGAGGCGGTCTAGCCCGGCTGGAGAGTCCACCGCCGATTAACCGGTACGCCGGAGACTGGAGCATCTGTGGACGAGACCTTCTGTCTGGACAGGAGGCGGATTACGACGAGGTGGCAGGAAGTGAGAGCGATGGAG GCAGcggggatgaagaggaggaggagaagaaggaggcgTGGctgtcaggaggaggaggaggaggagggctctACGTGGACGACTTTATGGATTTTGACGCTCCGTTTAACTGTCGACTCAGCCTGAAGGACTTCGACACTCTAATCCACGACCTGGACCGAGAGCTGGCCAAACAGATCAACATCTgtctgtag
- the LOC128381604 gene encoding protein phosphatase 1 regulatory subunit 3C-B-like, which translates to MNCRVLHILNPRPGGPSPIMPVDMAVRICLASSPPLRSFLGNYDNRCSSSAAAALSLPRCQPLRPCLASGVTTATAASAAAEESSSSRAWLRRKKKSVVFADCRGLALTAIHVFDESEDDPLSELQFQLTELEGAAAGRLQDESDSADGGSGLVLDFTQPAADYLDLRNRLKAQQVCLETCSIQDRLLSGTVQVRNVCFEKSVSVRITFDSWRSHRDVSCRYLNNVYGCHDTDTFAFSVSVPEVLEPADRIEFCIQYQTRDRIFWDNNLGDNYRLALSDPHGDPVRIAESSAEKTDFDPLGSPRTSAQIFSEWQSWRRLETSAPYW; encoded by the exons ATGAACTGCAG GGTTCTCCACATCCTGAACCCTCGCCCCGGGGGTCCGTCCCCCATCATGCCCGTCGACATGGCCGTGAGAATCTGCCTCGCCAGCTCGCCCCCTCTGCGCTCCTTCCTCGGTAACTACGACAACCGCTGCTCTTCCTCCGCGGCGGCCGCTCTCTCTCTGCCGCGCTGCCAGCCGCTGCGGCCGTGCCTGGCGTCcggcgtcaccacggcaaccgcGGCCTCAGCGGCGgcggaggagagcagcagcagccgtgcGTGgctcaggaggaagaagaagagcgtgGTGTTCGCAGACTGTCGCGGTCTGGCGCTGACCGCCATCCACGTCTTCGACGAGTCGGAGGACGACCCGCTGAGCGAGCTGCAGTTCCAGCTGACGGAGCTCGAAGGCGCCGCCGCCGGCAGGCTGCAGGACGAGTCAG ACTCGGCCGACGGGGGGTCGGGTCTGGTGCTGGACTTCACCCAGCCGGCCGCAGACTACCTGGACCTGAGGAACCGGCTCAAAGCCCAGCAGGTCTGTCTGGAGACCTGCTCGATCCAGGACCGGCTGCTGTCGGGGACCGTGCAGGTCCGGAACGTTTGCTTTGAGAAGTCCGTGTCGGTCCGGATCACCTTCGACTCGTGGCGGTCCCACCGCGACGTTTCCTGCCGCTACCTGAACAACGTGTACGGTTGCCATGACACCGACACCTTCGCCTTCTCCGTCTCCGTGCCCGAAGTCCTCGAGCCGGCCGACAGGATCGAGTTCTGCATCCAGTACCAGACCCGGGACCGGATCTTCTGGGACAACAACCTCGGGGACAACTACCGGCTGGCGTTGTCGGATCCACACGGCGACCCGGTCCGGATCGCTGAGAGCTCGGCGGAGAAGACGGACTTTGACCCGTTGGGAAGTCCCAGAACCTCGGCGCAGATCTTCTCTGAGTGGCAGAGCTGGCGACGCCTGGAGACCAGCGCCCCTTACTGGTGA